A genomic window from Agrobacterium tumefaciens includes:
- the nikE gene encoding nickel ABC transporter ATP-binding protein NikE, with product MTEPLLKVENLNVTFTNYGRTRQVLRNVAFTVAAGERVALIGETGSGKSVTAKAIIGTLPKNAAITSGAIIIDGRDVLAMPRREREALKGTAFSLIMQDPLSSFNPVFKIGTHLDDVMRFADKRDGINSSKAARRTRIAAVLRRVQLADTERVMNAYPSELSGGMRQRVLIGLALLHQPKLLIADEPGTALDVTTQDEILNLINQLVAEENMALLMITHNLGVVRKVADRVVVMHHGDIVETGPCTQILHAPAEDYTRSLLDAVPPLYGPRVTDLAQSERSPIVTIEGLNKIYGRRNGYHAVRDVNLTLKEGEVFGLAGESGSGKTSVARMIMGLSRPTSGNLVIDASAPERGKRLTQIVYQNPGTSLNPKRTVKQTLALPLKSIGMDGQARESRMQELMGLVRLPQSYLGKYPHELSGGQKQRVAIARALAAEPKILILDEPTAALDVSVQKTVIDLLLQLREELGLTYLMISHDLSLMRNFCSRIAVMLRGEIVEEGVTSAVFAEPAHPYTRALIAAIPVVTDEEERLKPTVTEEERMRFLVKTTD from the coding sequence ATGACTGAACCGCTTCTCAAGGTCGAAAACCTCAACGTCACCTTCACCAATTACGGCCGCACCCGGCAGGTGCTGCGCAATGTCGCCTTCACGGTTGCTGCCGGTGAGCGTGTGGCGCTGATCGGCGAAACCGGATCGGGCAAGTCCGTCACCGCCAAGGCGATCATCGGCACCCTGCCGAAGAATGCCGCGATTACTTCCGGCGCCATCATCATCGATGGCCGGGATGTGCTCGCCATGCCGCGCAGGGAGCGTGAGGCGCTGAAGGGCACGGCGTTTTCGTTGATCATGCAGGACCCGCTGTCCTCCTTCAATCCGGTCTTCAAGATCGGCACGCATCTCGACGACGTCATGCGCTTTGCCGACAAGCGCGATGGCATCAATTCGTCGAAGGCTGCGCGTCGCACCCGTATCGCAGCGGTGCTGCGCCGGGTGCAACTTGCCGATACCGAGCGGGTGATGAATGCCTATCCGTCCGAGCTTTCGGGCGGCATGCGTCAGCGCGTGCTGATCGGGCTTGCCCTGCTGCACCAGCCCAAGCTCCTGATCGCCGATGAACCGGGCACGGCGCTGGATGTTACCACGCAGGATGAAATCCTTAACCTCATCAACCAGCTGGTCGCCGAAGAAAACATGGCGCTGTTGATGATTACCCACAATCTCGGCGTCGTGCGCAAGGTGGCGGACCGGGTCGTGGTCATGCACCACGGCGATATTGTCGAGACCGGTCCCTGCACGCAGATCCTGCATGCTCCTGCCGAGGATTATACGCGTTCGCTGCTGGATGCCGTGCCGCCGCTTTATGGCCCGCGCGTCACCGATCTGGCGCAGAGCGAGCGCTCGCCCATCGTCACCATCGAAGGGCTGAACAAGATTTACGGCAGGCGCAACGGTTATCATGCCGTGCGCGATGTGAACCTGACGCTGAAGGAAGGCGAGGTTTTCGGTCTGGCGGGCGAATCCGGTTCCGGCAAGACGTCGGTTGCCCGCATGATCATGGGCCTTTCGCGTCCCACCTCCGGCAATCTCGTCATCGACGCCTCGGCGCCTGAGCGCGGCAAGCGGCTGACGCAGATCGTCTATCAAAATCCAGGCACCTCGCTCAATCCGAAGCGCACGGTGAAACAGACGCTTGCCCTGCCGCTGAAATCCATCGGCATGGATGGGCAGGCGCGGGAAAGCCGGATGCAGGAACTGATGGGGCTGGTGCGGCTGCCGCAATCCTATCTCGGCAAATATCCGCATGAGCTTTCCGGCGGCCAGAAGCAGCGCGTGGCGATTGCCCGTGCGCTCGCGGCAGAACCGAAAATCCTGATCCTCGATGAGCCGACGGCAGCGCTCGATGTTTCCGTGCAGAAGACGGTGATCGACCTTCTGTTGCAGCTTCGCGAGGAGCTTGGCCTGACCTATCTGATGATCTCGCACGACCTGTCGCTGATGCGCAATTTCTGCTCGCGCATCGCCGTCATGCTGCGCGGCGAGATTGTCGAGGAGGGCGTGACGTCGGCGGTCTTCGCCGAGCCGGCCCATCCCTATACCCGCGCCCTGATCGCGGCCATCCCCGTCGTCACCGACGAGGAAGAACGTCTCAAACCCACCGTGACCGAGGAAGAGCGCATGCGCTTCCTCGTAAAAACGACTGATTGA
- a CDS encoding ABC transporter permease encodes MADMKMLEPTDRGLSAGYMMWYRFSRNPAAVIGSLILLSVLVLAVFAPWLTPYPKHIGAVVDFRARHMPPDLEHWFGTDKAGRDIFSRTIFGLRVSLLLVIGVLGISVPVGTVLGLIAGYFGGWTEKIISGLTNVMLAMPPLVMALAVSNLLEPTLTNAMIAITLLWWTWHARLIYSVSKSIASEDYIEAARLAGAGPLHILFREILPNCVSVISVKTTLDAAFVILFGATLSFLGFGVKPPTPDLGSMVADGRQFMPDFWWEVLCPGAAVLYVTLGFNLLGDGLRDMFDVES; translated from the coding sequence ATGGCTGATATGAAAATGCTGGAACCCACCGATCGCGGTTTAAGCGCCGGTTACATGATGTGGTATCGCTTCAGCCGCAATCCGGCAGCCGTCATCGGCTCGCTGATCCTGTTATCGGTGCTGGTGCTGGCGGTCTTTGCGCCCTGGCTCACGCCCTATCCCAAACATATCGGCGCCGTCGTCGATTTCCGCGCCCGCCACATGCCGCCGGATCTGGAACACTGGTTCGGCACTGACAAGGCGGGGCGCGATATCTTTTCCCGCACCATCTTCGGGCTGCGTGTTTCTCTCCTTCTCGTCATCGGCGTGCTCGGCATTTCGGTTCCCGTCGGTACGGTTCTTGGCCTGATCGCCGGCTATTTCGGCGGCTGGACCGAAAAAATCATCAGCGGCCTGACGAATGTGATGCTGGCCATGCCGCCTCTCGTCATGGCGCTGGCGGTCTCCAACCTCCTGGAACCGACGCTGACGAACGCCATGATCGCGATCACGCTGCTATGGTGGACCTGGCACGCGCGGCTGATCTATTCGGTGTCGAAGTCCATCGCCTCTGAAGACTACATCGAAGCCGCGCGTCTTGCCGGCGCCGGGCCGCTGCACATCCTCTTCCGCGAAATCCTGCCCAATTGCGTCTCGGTCATATCCGTCAAGACGACGCTGGATGCGGCTTTCGTCATCCTCTTCGGTGCGACGCTGAGCTTCCTCGGTTTCGGCGTCAAACCGCCGACGCCCGACCTTGGATCGATGGTTGCCGACGGGCGCCAGTTCATGCCGGATTTCTGGTGGGAAGTCCTCTGCCCCGGTGCGGCCGTGCTTTACGTGACGCTGGGTTTCAACCTGCTGGGCGACGGCCTGCGCGACATGTTCGACGTGGAAAGCTAA
- a CDS encoding ABC transporter permease produces MQQHPLVAILNRLGAFVLVMIALSIMIFALARVVPGDPARMALGPAATQEQVDALRGEMGLDKPLAVQYLDYIGNALHGDLGFSLVSQRPVTTDLAQTVPATVELVLVSVIFMFAVAIPLGVITAHYRDRPLDHIGRILSLTGVTIPSFLFAITLQLLAARFLSGWPIIGRLDHGLGWQGGPTGFILIDGTLAGRFDVVLDALKHLALPAFALSMAGIGQITRITRSSMIENQRKDHVLTLQSFGVPERVIIFRYLLKLSSIAPLTIMGLEFASLIGNAFVIEMVFAWGGFASYGLNAILQKDLNAVTAVVLVAGLFFIVANLIVDVLISIIDPRLRRKEAR; encoded by the coding sequence ATGCAGCAACATCCGCTGGTCGCGATTTTGAACAGGCTCGGCGCTTTCGTGCTGGTCATGATCGCCCTGTCCATCATGATTTTCGCTTTGGCCCGTGTGGTGCCGGGCGATCCCGCCCGCATGGCGCTGGGGCCTGCGGCAACGCAGGAGCAGGTGGATGCGCTACGTGGCGAGATGGGTCTCGATAAGCCGCTGGCCGTCCAATATCTCGACTATATCGGCAACGCCCTGCACGGTGATCTCGGTTTCTCGCTGGTGTCGCAACGTCCCGTCACCACCGATCTGGCGCAGACCGTTCCGGCCACCGTCGAGCTGGTGCTGGTCTCGGTCATCTTCATGTTCGCCGTCGCCATTCCGCTGGGTGTTATCACCGCGCATTATCGCGACCGGCCGCTCGACCATATCGGCCGCATCCTCTCGCTCACCGGGGTAACGATCCCGAGCTTTCTCTTCGCCATCACGCTGCAATTGCTGGCCGCCCGGTTTCTCTCCGGCTGGCCGATCATCGGCAGGCTTGACCACGGGCTTGGCTGGCAGGGTGGCCCGACGGGCTTCATCCTGATCGACGGCACGTTGGCCGGACGGTTCGATGTGGTGCTGGATGCGCTGAAGCATCTCGCGCTGCCGGCCTTTGCGCTTTCCATGGCCGGCATCGGCCAGATCACCCGCATCACCCGCTCCTCGATGATCGAGAACCAGCGCAAGGACCATGTGCTGACGCTCCAGAGCTTCGGCGTGCCGGAGCGGGTGATCATCTTCCGTTACCTGCTGAAACTCTCCTCAATCGCGCCGCTGACGATCATGGGTCTCGAATTCGCGTCGTTGATCGGCAATGCCTTTGTGATCGAGATGGTCTTCGCCTGGGGTGGGTTTGCCTCCTACGGGCTGAACGCCATCCTGCAGAAAGACCTTAATGCCGTGACCGCCGTGGTGCTGGTGGCCGGCCTGTTCTTCATCGTTGCGAACCTGATCGTGGATGTCCTGATCTCGATCATCGACCCGCGCCTGCGCCGCAAGGAGGCTCGCTGA
- a CDS encoding helix-turn-helix transcriptional regulator, translated as MTLLPRPRLCHRIASETAGVVFVRAPAGAGKSVLLEMLAKELGAQICRTHQPQGDDVTNGCLLWDVPVFARAVRMPAPILESVRFVVIACRPDQRISGMARHILHRGSLTIGADELALRPDEADGLPPEQKHLALEDYAGWPAFLSLARLPDEMLCADYLRESYLPHLSPAQTVELSFWLENPSAEPDADWTRLLPPFLTGKPDDHRTLIRLLTVAAKERLATLQAGSAVVEVASAFEKAGRSLAAMAMLLDRGYETHAAQILERADGRELIYRSSVDRFREIIMRFSQDMIAANETVLFAVTRALLKQGELQRVRHLLGKSLGSDYLDPLKVLARGSRFSFAARTFRLNLMIAEDLTPNDAVITRLAEFMADYPMDDHGKWAAYYNALLEFEIRRRNFREAEAAAARALIYLRKMGGQPLLEFFIHLHQIVLRLMSGDVLLARRAAQEARARLEQVPHDAVQEFRMLRLAEACLAYEAGKPRDLLHFVEHEFDHFAAAEIWPSLMQFALFYASQVLIDHFPMTVRPGFLDGLWIHLSEGLQFHAMMEIRTALAYQNANRWADAAATLSAIRMPMGRNWVESAHEDLSRLTRRDEIAYVMAWLRDAVHLFTPRAYLSRQIDAMIANPKVTNREKVALRIWQSYTAHQRRDNAAARAHILTALESATRLGCNGVLSEERVFLSPLLNNRRIRSFIETSSDVRTALSIFAASVNSPQARALHGGLSQREAQMLQLLASGMSNKKIALTLNISEVTVKFHLGNLFRKLDCKRRAEAIRAAKALGWL; from the coding sequence ATGACACTCCTGCCCCGCCCCCGCCTCTGCCACCGCATTGCCAGTGAAACCGCTGGCGTGGTGTTTGTTCGCGCGCCGGCGGGTGCCGGAAAAAGCGTGCTGCTGGAGATGTTAGCAAAAGAACTGGGAGCGCAGATATGCCGCACGCACCAGCCTCAAGGCGACGACGTGACAAATGGCTGTCTGCTCTGGGACGTTCCAGTCTTTGCACGGGCGGTACGCATGCCCGCCCCCATTCTGGAGTCGGTGCGTTTCGTCGTCATCGCCTGCCGGCCAGACCAGCGGATCAGCGGCATGGCGCGGCACATCCTGCATCGCGGCTCGCTCACCATAGGGGCGGACGAACTTGCCTTACGGCCAGATGAGGCGGACGGCCTTCCGCCCGAACAGAAGCATCTGGCACTCGAGGATTATGCGGGATGGCCGGCCTTTCTGTCGCTGGCGCGCCTGCCGGATGAAATGCTATGCGCCGACTACCTGCGGGAAAGCTATCTGCCGCATCTTTCCCCTGCCCAAACGGTCGAACTGTCCTTCTGGCTCGAAAATCCCTCTGCAGAGCCCGATGCGGACTGGACCAGGCTTCTGCCGCCCTTTCTGACGGGAAAGCCAGACGATCACCGCACGCTGATACGGCTTCTGACGGTCGCGGCAAAAGAACGCCTCGCCACATTGCAGGCCGGCAGCGCTGTGGTGGAGGTCGCATCGGCGTTTGAAAAGGCAGGGCGTTCGCTGGCCGCCATGGCTATGCTGCTGGACCGCGGTTACGAGACCCATGCCGCGCAAATCCTCGAGCGCGCCGATGGCCGTGAGCTGATCTACAGGAGCAGCGTCGACCGGTTTCGCGAAATCATCATGCGGTTTTCGCAAGATATGATCGCAGCGAACGAAACCGTGCTCTTTGCCGTCACCCGCGCGTTGCTGAAACAGGGTGAATTGCAACGCGTGCGCCATCTGCTCGGCAAAAGTCTCGGATCGGATTATCTCGATCCGCTGAAGGTGCTTGCCCGTGGTTCGCGGTTTTCCTTCGCCGCCCGCACCTTCCGGCTGAACCTGATGATTGCCGAGGACCTGACCCCCAATGACGCTGTGATAACGCGTCTCGCCGAGTTCATGGCCGATTATCCCATGGACGACCACGGCAAATGGGCGGCCTATTACAATGCGCTGCTGGAATTCGAAATCCGCCGCCGCAATTTCCGCGAGGCGGAGGCGGCAGCGGCCCGCGCGCTCATCTATCTGCGCAAGATGGGCGGGCAGCCCCTGCTCGAGTTCTTCATCCATCTTCACCAGATCGTGCTGCGGTTGATGAGCGGTGATGTGCTTCTGGCCCGCCGGGCGGCGCAGGAGGCGCGCGCACGGCTGGAACAGGTGCCGCATGATGCCGTGCAGGAGTTCCGGATGTTGCGGCTGGCGGAAGCCTGCCTTGCCTATGAGGCGGGAAAGCCGCGCGACCTTCTGCATTTCGTCGAGCACGAATTCGATCACTTCGCCGCTGCCGAGATCTGGCCGAGCCTGATGCAGTTTGCCCTGTTTTACGCCTCACAGGTGTTGATCGATCATTTTCCGATGACCGTTCGCCCCGGTTTTCTCGATGGCTTGTGGATCCATCTTTCGGAAGGGCTGCAATTCCATGCGATGATGGAAATCAGGACGGCCCTCGCCTATCAGAACGCCAACCGCTGGGCGGATGCCGCCGCGACGCTTTCGGCAATCCGCATGCCGATGGGCCGCAACTGGGTGGAAAGTGCGCATGAGGATCTTTCCCGGCTGACACGCCGGGACGAAATCGCCTATGTCATGGCATGGCTGCGCGATGCGGTGCATCTTTTCACGCCGCGCGCCTATCTCTCCCGGCAGATCGACGCGATGATCGCCAATCCCAAGGTCACCAATCGTGAGAAGGTCGCGCTGAGGATCTGGCAGAGCTATACCGCGCACCAGCGCCGCGACAATGCCGCCGCACGCGCCCATATCCTCACCGCTCTTGAATCGGCAACCCGTCTTGGCTGCAATGGCGTCCTGTCGGAGGAGCGCGTCTTCCTGTCGCCGCTTTTGAACAATCGCCGCATCCGCAGCTTCATCGAAACCTCGTCCGATGTCCGCACCGCGCTGTCGATTTTCGCCGCTTCAGTGAATTCACCGCAGGCGCGCGCCCTGCATGGCGGGCTTTCGCAGCGGGAAGCGCAGATGCTGCAACTGCTCGCCAGCGGCATGTCGAACAAGAAGATCGCCCTAACCCTCAATATCTCGGAAGTGACGGTGAAGTTTCACCTCGGCAACCTGTTCCGCAAGCTGGATTGCAAACGCCGCGCGGAAGCGATCCGCGCGGCGAAAGCACTCGGCTGGCTGTGA
- a CDS encoding ribonuclease activity regulator RraA, producing MNSETREKLMTISVATLATALYKRGLRNQVIQGVHPLGYKGTNMVGPAFTLRYMPAREDRNQLVEFRNPAHPQRVAIETCPPGHVMVIDSRKDASAASAGDILVTRLMVRGGAGIVSDGGFRDAATIAELDIPAYHTRPSSPTNLTKHEAIEINGPIGCGDAPVFPGDIIVGDADCVIVIPAGIADEIATEAVEMTAYEDFVVEQVKAGQTIIGLYPCTKDEHQTAFAEWRKKNNR from the coding sequence ATGAACAGCGAAACGCGGGAAAAACTGATGACGATTTCCGTCGCCACGCTGGCGACAGCGCTTTACAAGCGCGGCCTGCGAAACCAGGTCATACAGGGCGTACATCCGCTCGGCTATAAGGGCACGAACATGGTCGGCCCGGCGTTTACCCTGCGCTACATGCCGGCCCGCGAGGACCGCAACCAGCTTGTCGAATTCCGTAACCCTGCGCATCCGCAGCGGGTGGCGATCGAAACCTGCCCTCCGGGTCATGTGATGGTGATCGACAGCCGCAAGGATGCGAGCGCTGCCTCGGCCGGCGATATTCTGGTAACGCGCCTTATGGTGCGCGGCGGTGCCGGCATCGTCAGCGACGGCGGTTTTCGTGATGCCGCCACCATCGCCGAACTGGATATTCCGGCCTATCACACCCGGCCTTCCAGCCCGACCAACCTTACCAAGCATGAAGCCATCGAAATAAACGGACCTATCGGCTGCGGTGACGCCCCGGTCTTTCCCGGCGACATCATCGTCGGCGACGCCGATTGCGTCATCGTCATTCCCGCCGGCATTGCCGACGAGATCGCCACCGAGGCGGTGGAAATGACGGCTTATGAGGATTTCGTGGTGGAGCAGGTGAAGGCCGGCCAGACGATTATCGGGCTTTATCCCTGCACCAAGGATGAGCACCAGACGGCTTTTGCCGAATGGCGCAAGAAGAACAATCGCTGA
- a CDS encoding NAD-dependent epimerase/dehydratase family protein translates to MLKRLLITGAGGKLGSMLRGRLGHVAETIRLSDIVDLGSPAPHEELVRCALEDEQAVHDLVGGCDGIIHLGGVSVEKAFDPIEAANLRGLYNLYEAARAHGLPRIVFASSNHTIGYYPQGKQLTPETPFLPDGLYGVSKVFGEAMASLYHSKFGQETAIVRIGSCEAKPTNWRMLSTWFSHDDFVSLIEAIYRAPKLGCPVIWGVSANDDSWWDNSHVDFLGWQRRDNAARYRAEIERDVPRPDPEAAIAKYQGGIFIDEPIHKT, encoded by the coding sequence ATGTTGAAGCGATTGCTCATCACCGGTGCTGGCGGCAAGCTGGGCAGCATGCTGCGGGGGCGGCTTGGCCATGTCGCCGAGACCATCCGCCTTTCTGATATCGTTGATCTCGGTTCACCCGCGCCTCATGAGGAACTCGTTCGTTGCGCGCTTGAGGACGAGCAGGCGGTTCATGATCTCGTGGGGGGCTGTGACGGCATCATCCATCTCGGCGGTGTTTCCGTCGAGAAGGCTTTCGATCCGATAGAGGCGGCCAATCTGCGCGGGCTCTACAATCTCTATGAAGCGGCGAGGGCACATGGCCTGCCGCGCATTGTTTTTGCTTCCAGCAACCACACGATCGGTTATTATCCGCAGGGCAAGCAGCTTACTCCCGAGACGCCTTTTCTGCCCGACGGCCTCTACGGTGTCTCGAAGGTTTTCGGCGAGGCGATGGCGAGCCTTTACCACTCCAAATTCGGCCAGGAGACGGCCATCGTCCGCATCGGCTCCTGCGAAGCAAAACCCACGAACTGGCGAATGTTGTCGACCTGGTTCAGCCATGACGATTTTGTCTCGCTGATTGAGGCCATATACCGCGCACCGAAACTCGGCTGCCCGGTCATCTGGGGCGTTTCCGCCAATGACGACAGCTGGTGGGACAATTCGCACGTGGATTTTCTCGGCTGGCAACGGCGCGACAATGCTGCGCGCTACCGGGCGGAAATCGAGCGCGATGTGCCGCGACCCGATCCCGAGGCGGCAATCGCAAAATATCAGGGCGGCATCTTCATAGACGAGCCCATTCACAAGACATGA
- the araD gene encoding L-arabinonate dehydratase — protein sequence MTDKKLRSDRWFAPDDLRSFGHRSRMMQLGYAEEDFVGKPVIGILNTWSELNTCHSHFPERVKDVKRGVLQAGGFPVEMPSLSVDESFTKPTSMLYRNMLAMETEEMIRSHPLDGVVLMGGCDKTTPGLVMGAISAGVPMIYLPAGPMLRGNYAGKVLGSGSDAWKYWDERRAGNVTDEEWRGVQGGIARSAGVCMTMGTASTMTAITDALGLTLPGASSIPAVDAEHQRMSAGCGRRIVEMVAEELTPDRILTAPAFRNAAIVAMATGCSTNAVVHLIAMARRAGVPMTLDELDELGRVTPLIANVRPSGKDYLMEDFYYAGGLRALMKQLESRLDCSALTVTGRSMGENLEGAKVYNDDVIRSLDNPVYAEGSLAVLRGNLCPDGAVIKPAACDPKYHVHEGPALVFDSYPEMKKAIDDENLDVTPDHVLVLRNAGPLGGPGFPEWGMLPIPKALIKKGHRDMVRISDARMSGTSYGACVLHVAPESFVGGPLALLKTGDIVRLDLPQRRLDMLVSEEEIARRRAGWQAPAPRYERGYGYLFSKHVTQADQGCDFDFLQTDFGRTAGEPDIF from the coding sequence ATGACCGATAAAAAACTCCGCTCCGACCGCTGGTTCGCACCCGATGACCTGCGCAGCTTTGGCCACCGCTCTCGCATGATGCAGCTTGGTTATGCGGAGGAGGATTTTGTCGGCAAACCCGTCATCGGTATCCTGAATACATGGTCGGAGCTGAACACCTGTCACTCACATTTCCCTGAAAGGGTGAAGGATGTGAAACGCGGCGTGTTGCAGGCGGGTGGCTTCCCCGTGGAGATGCCGTCGCTTTCGGTGGACGAGAGCTTCACCAAGCCGACATCGATGCTCTACCGCAACATGCTGGCGATGGAGACGGAAGAAATGATCCGCTCGCATCCGCTCGACGGCGTGGTGCTGATGGGTGGTTGCGACAAGACGACACCCGGCCTCGTCATGGGCGCGATCTCGGCCGGCGTGCCGATGATCTATCTGCCTGCCGGCCCGATGCTGCGCGGCAATTATGCCGGCAAGGTGCTGGGTTCCGGCTCTGACGCCTGGAAATATTGGGATGAGCGCCGTGCTGGCAACGTCACCGACGAGGAATGGCGTGGTGTACAGGGCGGCATCGCCCGCTCCGCTGGTGTGTGCATGACCATGGGCACCGCCTCGACCATGACCGCCATCACCGACGCCCTTGGCCTCACCCTGCCGGGAGCCTCCTCCATTCCGGCGGTGGATGCCGAACACCAGCGCATGTCGGCAGGTTGCGGCCGGCGTATTGTGGAGATGGTGGCAGAGGAGCTGACGCCGGACCGCATTCTGACCGCGCCTGCGTTTCGCAATGCTGCCATCGTCGCCATGGCGACCGGTTGTTCCACCAATGCCGTCGTGCATCTGATTGCCATGGCGCGCCGTGCCGGCGTGCCGATGACGCTGGACGAACTGGACGAGCTTGGCCGGGTAACACCGCTCATTGCCAATGTCCGCCCCTCCGGCAAAGACTATCTGATGGAGGATTTCTATTACGCAGGCGGCCTGCGGGCACTGATGAAGCAGCTCGAAAGCCGTCTCGACTGTTCGGCGCTCACCGTGACCGGTCGCAGCATGGGCGAAAATCTCGAGGGTGCGAAGGTCTATAATGACGACGTCATCCGCTCGCTCGACAATCCGGTTTATGCCGAAGGCTCGCTTGCGGTGTTGCGCGGCAATCTCTGCCCTGACGGCGCCGTCATCAAGCCTGCCGCCTGCGATCCGAAATACCATGTTCACGAAGGCCCGGCGCTGGTCTTCGACAGCTATCCGGAAATGAAGAAGGCGATCGACGACGAGAACCTCGATGTCACGCCGGATCATGTTCTGGTGCTGCGTAATGCCGGTCCGCTCGGTGGTCCCGGTTTTCCGGAATGGGGCATGCTGCCTATCCCCAAGGCGCTGATCAAGAAGGGCCATCGCGACATGGTGCGGATTTCCGACGCCCGCATGTCCGGCACTTCCTATGGGGCCTGCGTGCTGCATGTCGCGCCGGAAAGCTTCGTCGGCGGCCCGCTGGCGCTCCTGAAAACCGGCGATATCGTGCGTCTCGATCTGCCGCAGCGCCGGCTTGACATGCTGGTCAGCGAAGAAGAGATCGCTCGCCGCCGTGCCGGGTGGCAGGCGCCCGCGCCGCGCTATGAACGCGGTTATGGCTATCTCTTCTCCAAGCATGTCACGCAGGCCGATCAAGGTTGCGATTTCGACTTCCTGCAGACGGATTTCGGCCGCACCGCCGGCGAGCCCGATATTTTCTAA
- a CDS encoding ABC transporter ATP-binding protein, protein MASIELRQVKKTYGALDVIKGVDLDIKHGEFCVFVGPSGCGKSTLLRMISGLEELSGGDIVIGGDVVNTVPAADRGLAMVFQSYALYPHMTVRENLSFGLENIGTSKKDIAEKISQVSKMLQIDQLLDRRPKDLSGGQRQRVAIGRAVVREPSVFLFDEPLSNLDAELRVDMRGEISSLHRRLGNTMIYVTHDQVEAMTMADKIAVLRAGKLEQFGVPLDLYNRPANLFVAGFIGSPKMNFFAGEVTSDATPSLKIATGELIPLPQAGFSYKPGQKVTLGVRPNHVEPGDGGALTMSVRTAEQLGGESYLYGTLGDGTRVTLHLSGQTSTSADEVIRLSAPLEHIHLFDTTSGLTLRQD, encoded by the coding sequence ATGGCAAGTATAGAGCTTCGTCAGGTCAAAAAGACTTATGGTGCCCTCGATGTGATCAAGGGTGTCGATCTCGATATCAAACACGGCGAATTCTGTGTTTTCGTCGGCCCTTCCGGCTGCGGCAAGTCGACCCTGCTGCGCATGATCTCCGGCCTCGAGGAGCTGAGTGGCGGCGATATTGTCATCGGCGGTGATGTGGTCAACACGGTCCCGGCCGCAGATCGCGGGCTTGCGATGGTGTTCCAGTCCTATGCCCTCTATCCGCATATGACGGTGCGTGAAAACCTGTCCTTCGGGCTTGAAAATATCGGCACTTCCAAGAAGGATATCGCCGAAAAGATCTCCCAGGTTTCCAAGATGCTGCAGATCGACCAGCTTCTGGACCGGCGTCCCAAGGACCTGTCGGGCGGCCAGCGCCAGCGTGTTGCGATTGGCCGCGCCGTCGTGCGCGAGCCGAGCGTCTTCCTCTTCGACGAGCCGCTCTCCAACCTCGATGCGGAACTGCGCGTCGATATGCGTGGCGAGATTTCCAGCCTGCACCGGCGGCTCGGCAATACCATGATCTATGTTACCCACGATCAGGTGGAAGCCATGACCATGGCCGACAAGATCGCCGTTCTGCGTGCCGGTAAGCTCGAGCAGTTCGGCGTGCCGCTCGATCTTTATAATCGCCCGGCCAATCTCTTCGTGGCGGGCTTCATCGGCTCGCCGAAGATGAACTTCTTTGCCGGTGAAGTGACTTCGGATGCAACGCCGTCCCTGAAGATCGCGACCGGCGAATTGATCCCGCTACCGCAGGCGGGCTTTTCCTATAAGCCCGGCCAGAAGGTGACGCTCGGCGTCCGGCCGAACCATGTGGAGCCGGGTGATGGCGGCGCGCTGACCATGTCCGTGCGCACCGCCGAACAGCTGGGCGGCGAATCCTATCTTTACGGTACTCTTGGGGATGGCACGCGGGTGACGCTGCATCTTTCCGGCCAGACCTCGACATCGGCGGACGAAGTCATCCGCCTGTCGGCGCCGCTGGAACATATCCATCTTTTCGATACGACGAGCGGGCTGACGCTCCGGCAGGACTGA